The following are encoded in a window of Physeter macrocephalus isolate SW-GA chromosome 9, ASM283717v5, whole genome shotgun sequence genomic DNA:
- the MFAP3L gene encoding microfibrillar-associated protein 3-like isoform X2: MHDGLLNITKVSFTDRGRYTCVAANVHGTVNNTVTLRVVFTSGDMGVYYMVVCLVAFAVVLALNITRLCMMSSHLKKTEKAINEFFRTEGAEKLQKAFEIAKRIPIITSAKTLELAKVTQFKTMEFARYIEELARSVPLPPLIMNCRTIVEELMEVVGLEEQGQNFVRHAPEGQEAAAGDEVYTIPDALQRSESPAADSDASSLHEQPQQIAIEVSVHPQARREPTDDRDGGPLEARDEEDTEPSAEHSPESAAPSTEVTSAALTSEEPTPVEVPDRVLPPGLLEAPEPAGACDRNARVVYESHV, translated from the coding sequence ATGCACGACGGCCTCCTGAACATCACCAAGGTGTCCTTCACGGACCGAGGTCGATACACATGTGTGGCCGCCAACGTCCACGGCACCGTGAACAACACGGTGACGCTGAGGGTGGTCTTCACGTCGGGGGACATGGGCGTGTACTACATGGTGGTGTGCCTGGTGGCCTTCGCCGTGGTGCTGGCCCTCAACATCACCCGCCTCTGCATGATGAGCAGCCACCTGAAGAAGACCGAGAAGGCCATCAATGAGTTCTTCCGTACGGAGGGCGCCGAGAAGCTGCAGAAGGCCTTCGAGATCGCCAAGCGTATCCCCATCATCACCTCGGCCAAGACGCTGGAGCTGGCCAAGGTCACGCAGTTCAAGACCATGGAGTTTGCCCGCTACATCGAGGAGCTGGCCCGCAGCGTGCCGTTGCCCCCGCTCATCATGAACTGCAGGACCATCGTGGAGGAGCTCATGGaggtggtggggctggaggagcagggCCAGAACTTCGTGCGCCACGCGCCTGAGGGCCAGGAGGCCGCCGCCGGGGACGAGGTCTACACCATCCCCGACGCCCTGCAGCGGAGCGAGTCCCCCGCCGCTGACTCAGACGCCTCGTCGCTGCATGAGCAGCCCCAGCAGATTGCCATCGAGGTGTCCGTGCACCCCCAGGCCCGGAGGGAGCCCACGGATGACCGGGACGGGGGGCCCCTCGAGGCCAGAGACGAGGAGGACACCGAGCCGTCGGCCGAGCACTCCCCCGAGTCCGCGGCGCCTTCCACCGAGGTCACATCCGCGGCGCTGACCTCCGAGGAGCCCACGCCTGTCGAGGTACCGGACCGTGTCCTGCCGCCGGGTCTCCTGGAAGCCCCAGAGCCGGCCGGGGCGTGCGACAGGAACGCCCGCGTCGTCTACGAAAGCCATGTCTAa